The Miscanthus floridulus cultivar M001 chromosome 7, ASM1932011v1, whole genome shotgun sequence genome includes a region encoding these proteins:
- the LOC136463768 gene encoding acetolactate synthase small subunit 1, chloroplastic-like: MSVASHHLRPSLAGPARRPGCAAAPRVSLWPAGASPPYRGRCTVVAAAAPAAGGGGGEAASAPAAVSAVAPAAAARDKVRRHTISVFVGDESGMINRIAGVFARRGYNIESLAVGLNKDKALFTIVVSGTDRVLNQVIEQLNKLVNVLAVEDLSKEPQVERELMLIKLNVEPDQRPEVMVLVDIFRAKVVDISEKTLTIEVAGDPGKIAAVQRNLRKFGIKEICRTGKIALRREKIGATARFWQFSAASYPDLIEALPKNPITSVNRTVNGSFDQPSNAGGDVYPVESYESLSANHVLDAHWGVLDDDDDATGLCSHTLSILVNDCPGVLNIVTGVFARRGYNIQSLAVGPAEKEGISRITTVVPGTVESIEKLVQQLYKLVDVHEVHDITPSPFAERELMLIKVSVNTAARREILDIAEIFRAKPVDVSDHTVTLQLTGDFDKMVALQRLLEPYGICEVARTGRVALVRESKVDSKYLRGYSLPL; encoded by the exons ATGTCTGTCGCCTCCCACCACCTGCGGCCGTCGCTGGCGGGCCCGGCGCGGCGCCCGGGCTGCGCCGCGGCGCCGCGCGTGTCGCTCTGGCCAGCCGGTGCCTCGCCCCCGTATCGCGGCCGCTGCAccgtcgtggcggcggcggcgcctgccgcgggcggcggcggcggcgaggcagcCTCGGCCCCCGCCGCCGTGTCGGCGGTCGCCCCCGCGGCCGCCGCCAGGGACAA GGTGCGGCGCCACACGATTTCGGTGTTCGTCGGGGACGAGAGCGGCATGATCAACCGGATCGCCGGGGTCTTCGCCAGGAGAGGCTACAACATCGAGTCGCTCGCCGTGGGGCTCAACAAGGACAAGGCCCTCTTCACCATTGTCGTCTCCGGGACCGACAGGGTGCTCAACCAAGTCATTGAGCAGCTCAATAAGCTTGTCAACGTCCTTGCT GTCGAAGATTTATCTAAAGAACCTCAGGTTGAAAGAGAGCTGATGCTTATAAAACTAAACGTTGAACCTGATCAGCGCCCTGAG GTCATGGTTTTAGTTGATATTTTCAGAGCAAAAGTTGTTGATATATCTGAGAAAACACTTACCATAGAG GTAGCTGGAGATCCTGGCAAAATTGCTGCAGTGCAGAGGAATCTAAGGAAATTCGGAATCAAAGAAATTTGCAGGACAGGAAAA ATTGCTTTGAGACGTGAAAAAATTGGTGCAACAGCCCGTTTCTGGCAATTTTCTGCTGCTTCTTACCCAGACCTTATAGAGGCATTGCCGAAAAATCCAATTACATCTGTAAATAGGACAGTGAATGGCAGTTTTGATCAACCATCCAATGCTGGG GGTGATGTCTATCCTGTGGAATCTTACGAGAGCTTATCAGCAAACCATGTACTTGATGCTCATTGGGGTGttctggatgatgatgatgat GCAACTGGACTTTGCTCGCATACCCTCTCCATCCTTGTGAATGACTGTCCTGGTGTCCTCAACATTGTAACAGGAGTCTTTGCTCGCAGGGGCTACAATATACAG AGCCTTGCTGTTGGCCCAGCTGAGAAGGAAGGCATTTCACGTATTACAACAGTTGTTCCTGGTACTGTTGAATCCATTGAGAAGTTAGTTCAGCAGCTTTACAAGCTTGTTGATGTGCATGAA GTTCATGACATTACCCCCTCACCTTTTGCTGAAAGGGAACTGATGCTTATTAAGGTTTCTGTAAACACTGCTGCTCGGAGGGAAATCCTAGATATTGCCGAAATCTTCCGAGCAAAACCTGTTGATGTTTCTGACCATACAGTAACGCTTCAG CTTACTGGAGATTTTGACAAGATGGTTGCACTACAAAGGTTATTGGAGCCATATGGCATCTGCGAG GTCGCCAGAACTGGACGAGTGGCACTGGTCCGTGAATCGAAGGTCGACTCCAAGTACCTACGCGGCTACTCTCTTCCATTGTAG
- the LOC136467271 gene encoding DNA topoisomerase 2-like isoform X1, with protein sequence MAPLLDAPSSGDPTPPRSPATLHPHVLGSFAPKPGPRPCSPPRGSAPVVLHPEGDTAGSDGEWAGAGLLRRRRCCHRGASQPGPSVVSRNQNPIRRRHQLGSGNQHRPGKKFHAASLSFVNIHKEDIYRPEAVFSSYRTNKYKDVVVANILSTLCIVQTYDGYKKYKQIFFENMVKRKKAEISNWKDRNKWTSITFKPDLAKFGMSKLDDDIVGLMRKRVVDFAGLLSNTVTVKLDGEKLHVNSFLKYVDLYIHSASKDIPQAPPGYMRL encoded by the exons ATGGCTCCACTCCTAGATGCCCCGAGCTCCGGCGACCCTACACCCCCACGTTCTCCGGCGACCCTACACCCCCACGTTCTCGGCAGCTTCGCGCCGAAGCCCGGGCCTAGGCCCTGCTCGCCCCCCCGCGGCTCCGCGCCCGTTGTCCTCCACCCAGAGGGAGACACCGCGGGAAGCGACGGAGAGTGGGCGGGCGCTGGTCTCCTACGGCGGCGGAGGTGCTGCCACAGGGGAGCCAGCCAGCCAGGTCCCAGTGTAGTGAGTCGGAATCAGAATCCAATCCGACGAAGACACCAGCTCGGATCGGGAAACCAGCATAGACCCGGAAAAAAATTCCATG CGGCGTCCCTGTCATTTGTCAACATCCACAAAGAGGATATCTACAGACCGGAGGCGGTATTCAGCAGCTACCGCACCAACAAGTACAAGGACGTTGTGGTAGCCAATATCTTGTCCACTCTATGCATTGTCCAGACATATGACGGGTACAAAAAGTACAAACAG ATATTCTTTGAAAACATGGTCAAGAGAAAGAAGGCTGAAATTTCCAATTGGAAGGATAGAAATAAGTGGACTAGTATTACTTTCAAGCCTGATCTTGCAAAGTTTGGTATGTCTAAATTAGATGATGATATTGTTGGCCTCATGAGGAAGAGAGTAGTTGATTTTGCGGGCTTGCTTAGCAACACTGTGACTGTCAAATTGGATGGAGAAAAGCTGCATGTAAATAGCTTCTTAAAATATGTAGATTTGTACATTCACTCAGCTTCGAAGGACATACCTCAAGCACCCCCAG GATACATGAGATTGTAA
- the LOC136467271 gene encoding DNA topoisomerase 2-like isoform X2: MKLESKLTLTMVLSSCTTTEAASLSFVNIHKEDIYRPEAVFSSYRTNKYKDVVVANILSTLCIVQTYDGYKKYKQIFFENMVKRKKAEISNWKDRNKWTSITFKPDLAKFGMSKLDDDIVGLMRKRVVDFAGLLSNTVTVKLDGEKLHVNSFLKYVDLYIHSASKDIPQAPPGYMRL, translated from the exons ATGAAATTAGAGTCAAAACTGACGCTGACAATGGTGCTATCTTCCTGTACTACAACGGAAGCGGCGTCCCTGTCATTTGTCAACATCCACAAAGAGGATATCTACAGACCGGAGGCGGTATTCAGCAGCTACCGCACCAACAAGTACAAGGACGTTGTGGTAGCCAATATCTTGTCCACTCTATGCATTGTCCAGACATATGACGGGTACAAAAAGTACAAACAG ATATTCTTTGAAAACATGGTCAAGAGAAAGAAGGCTGAAATTTCCAATTGGAAGGATAGAAATAAGTGGACTAGTATTACTTTCAAGCCTGATCTTGCAAAGTTTGGTATGTCTAAATTAGATGATGATATTGTTGGCCTCATGAGGAAGAGAGTAGTTGATTTTGCGGGCTTGCTTAGCAACACTGTGACTGTCAAATTGGATGGAGAAAAGCTGCATGTAAATAGCTTCTTAAAATATGTAGATTTGTACATTCACTCAGCTTCGAAGGACATACCTCAAGCACCCCCAG GATACATGAGATTGTAA
- the LOC136463769 gene encoding uncharacterized protein: MASPRRIPSVPAGSGNKENISQDGDAPLDFATLPKEGSASTRWKKKTAGFNLRKSIAWNPAFFTEEGVLDNSELSVLTCSQPMANRSPGSGVSSIMSPSCQSGRYGNTYVRKEAAENSHGKLPARYHRAESQGRKLFSSAKTPQRDKQKEPAVTQNRSSARSIQICSPRVPAGSIQKKVPNSSASTAQMSRIPKQSRPSLPKVPRSTSSATNSLESHKKIAPVKAELVHRVTGLPTRLKINSVSSGPSIEKDAVPAVTGVREEASASVKCKKIPPHPQISPSSPFDSTASKFAKPSALRMPSPSVGFFNQEKALVSHGDAAKRNVGRCFSSNTSALDKPPRYRQSEESRPHLTKQLSTNCTAASNLVPPVTRESNLKSLVIPEKESLSKVITTYIEKPGNVNNQARPKSDFSLAGTGATTTPQPMNLEKNDDAGNSVPLPVVYNETLHVEGRGGIREIEPLDNSDSLEAICSSTIEPVEDSFPLQASYSSTKPIVGSKLSPSCISSEVCSSSELSCQVKSDSDSSAAIDLENSNVGETALGASLLKDQLPHCGSLRDETPTLADSHSDLNDSLCDETKPALSEEPNTEGEMELETNSTLDVKATPLLDVRCGRIHIYRTTDCSPMKLEAFTPCVERRHALLVEPNIEEKMVLDTDRLSAIQDAPHIEKNKAPDLSPANTILKDHLKNLVPFTEEWLAVMEARGQEVLEQKTGAVQNSPPDKTAPEPSPWSPVKRKAQDVGPFDCTKFSKNIRTSDT, encoded by the exons ATGGCGTCGCCGCGCCGCATTCCCTCCGTGCCTGCCGGATCCG gcaacaaagagaatatttcTCAAGATGGAGATGCTCCCTTGGATTTTGCAACCTTGCCTAAAGAAGGGTCTGCCTCTACAAGGTGGAAGAAGAAGACTGCAGGTTTCAACTTGAGGAAAAGCATTGCCTGGAACCCTGCTTTTTTCACTGAAGAAG GTGTTTTGGATAATTCGGAGCTTTCTGTGCTTACTTGCTCCCAACCGATGGCAAATAGGAGCCCTGGCTCAGGGGTCAGTAGTATAATGTCCCCATCGTGTCAGTCAGGGAGATATGGTAACACATATGTACGGAAGGAAGCTGCAGAGAATTCACATGGAAAATTGCCTGCAAGATATCACAGGGCAGAAAGCCAGGGAAGGAAATTGTTTTCTTCAGCAAAAACTCCTCAGAGGGACAAACAGAAAGAACCTGCT GTAACACAAAACAGAAGCTCTGCAAGAAGCATCCAAATATGCTCACCAAGAGTACCAGCAGGATCTATA CAGAAGAAAGTACCAAACTCATCTGCTTCTACAGCTCAGATGTCAAGAATACCAAAGCAATCACGACCTTCTCTTCCTAAGGTTCCAAGAAGTACTTCATCTGCGACAAACAGTTTGGAATCACACAAAAAAATAGCTCCAG TTAAAGCTGAGCTAGTTCACAGAGTAACTGGATTGCCTACTAGATTGAAGATCAATTCTGTATCTTCTGGACCTAGCATAGAGAAGGATGCG GTGCCTGCTGTTACTGGAGTACGTGAAGAAGCCAGTGCTTCTGTGAAATGCAAAAAAATTCCACCACACCCACAAATTAGTCCATCCAGCCCCTTTGATAGCACTGCGTCAAAATTTGCTAAGCCATCAGCACTTCGAATGCCTTCACCTTCAGTTGGTTTTTTCAATCAG GAAAAAGCGCTTGTGTCACACGGTGATGCAGCTAAAAGAAACGTGGGGAGGTGCTTCTCTTCAAATACTTCAGCGCTTGATAAACCACCCAGATACAGGCAGTCTGAGGAAAGCAGACCCCACCTAACAAAGCAGCTGTCAACCAATTGCACTGCTGCTTCCAATCTTGTGCCACCTGTGACTAGAGAGAGCAATCTCAAATCTTTGGTGATTCCAGAAAAGGAATCGTTGTCAAAAGTTATTACTACATACATAGAAAAACCTGGAAATGTAAATAATCAAGCAAGGCCAAAGTCTGATTTCTCATTGGCAGGAACTGGAGCTACTACTACTCCACAGCCAATGAATTTAGAAAAGAATGATGATGCCGGAAATAGTGTGCCACTGCCAGTTGTGTACAATGAGACATTGCATGTAGAAGGAAGGGGCGGTATCAGAGAGATTGAACCTCTTGATAATTCCGACTCTCTTGAAGCTATTTGTTCCTCAACCATTGAACCTGTTGAGGATTCGTTCCCTCTTCAAGCCAGTTATTCCTCAACCAAACCTATTGTAGGGAGTAAATTGTCACCCTCTTGCATTTCTTCTGAAGTATGCTCCtctagtgagcttagttgtcaAGTCAAGTCAGACAGTGATTCCAGTGCAGCAATTGACTTGGAAAACTCTAATGTTGGAGAGACTGCACTTGGAGCTTCTTTGTTGAAAG ATCAGTTGCCACATTGTGGCAGTTTAAGAGATGAAACGCCAACCCTAGCTGACAGTCATTCAGATTTGAATGATTCTTTGTGTGATGAAACTAAACCAGCTTTGTCAGAAGAACCAAATACTGAAGGTGAAATGGAGCTTGAAACAAACAGTACATTAGATGTAAAGGCAACTCCTTTGTTAGATGTGAGGTGTGGGCGTATTCACATTTATAGGACCACAGATTGTTCTCCTATGAAATTGGAAGCTTTTACACCTTGTGTGGAAAGACGGCATGCTTTATTAGTAGAACCAAATATTGAAGAAAAAATGGTGCTTGACACAGACAGATTGTCAGCTATACAGGATGCACCACATATAGA AAAGAACAAGGCACCAGACTTATCACCAGCAAATACAATCCTTAAAGATCATCTGAAGAACCTGGTACCATTTACAGAAGAATGGCTTGCTGTAATGGAGGCTCGTGGGCAG GAAGTTTTGGAACAAAAGACTGGTGCTGTGCAAAATTCTCCTCCTGACAAAACAGCTCCAGAACCCAGTCCTTGGTCGCCG GTTAAACGGAAAGCGCAAGATGTTGGACCATTTGACTGTACCAAGTTCTCCAAAAACATCCGAACCTCTGATACCTGA